CATTGTTATTTAGTCTGGCGGCTAGTTTTACAGATTATAATATTACTTCAAAAATGAATTTTACTGGTTTGGATAACTATAAACGCATGTTTACGATGGACGATTTATTCCGCACTTCTCTTTTCAATACTCTATATTATGTGATCTTCTCGGTTCCATTGACAACTGCAGGAGCTATCATTCTGGCTGTCTTGTTGAATCAGAAGATCAAGGGGATGAAGTTTTTCCGGACAATCTATTATCTGCCGGCCGTGTTATCCGGTGTTGCGGTCTATTTTCTTTGGATGCAGCTTTTAAGTCCATCGACAGGTCTTGTGAACACCATGCTTGCCTGGTTCGGAATAGATGGTCCTGCCTGGCTGTTCGATCCAGAATGGACAAAGCCGGCATTGCTATTAATGAAAATGTGGAGTGTAGGCGGGGGAATGCTTTTGTACCTGGCAATTATGCAAGGGGTATCTCCTCAAATGTATGAAGCAGCAGATATTGAGGGTGCATCACCATGGCAAAAGTTTTACCATATCACCCTTCCAATGATATCTCCTATCATTTTCTTTGATGTGATCACGAGTACAATTGGTGCCTTCCAAATCTTCCAGGAAGCATATGTCATGACGGAAAACGGAAGCGGCGGTCCTGGAAATTCACTGCTATTCTATAATCTGCATATGTGGAATAACGCATTTGAAGTCTTTAACATGGGATATGCATCTGCAATGGCATGGCTATTGTTCATTATTGTCATGATCTTGACAGCAGTAAATATGAAACTTGGCAAGAGATGGGTGCATTATGAAGGGGGAGATGGCAAGTGAGTTCGATGACTGCGCCAAAATTTTACGAGACTAAAAAGTTCAAGGACAGGGTTAGACTTTCATTCGTTACGCTGCTTCTCCTTGCCGGCAGCACGCTAATCCTTATGCCGTTATGGTGGATGATTTCAACTTCGCTAAAATCACCAGCAGAAATTGCACAATATCCGCCTACGTTTATCCCGAAAGAGTTCCATTTCAATAATTATATCGAGGCCTGGCAGACTGCTCCATTCACTCGATGGGCTTTAAATACG
The nucleotide sequence above comes from Mesobacillus jeotgali. Encoded proteins:
- a CDS encoding carbohydrate ABC transporter permease, with protein sequence MKSSESTLVHTEAGPKVIRERKTAEASRPKGLSRKAKDNLAGYLFISPWIIGFLGLTLGPLLFSLAASFTDYNITSKMNFTGLDNYKRMFTMDDLFRTSLFNTLYYVIFSVPLTTAGAIILAVLLNQKIKGMKFFRTIYYLPAVLSGVAVYFLWMQLLSPSTGLVNTMLAWFGIDGPAWLFDPEWTKPALLLMKMWSVGGGMLLYLAIMQGVSPQMYEAADIEGASPWQKFYHITLPMISPIIFFDVITSTIGAFQIFQEAYVMTENGSGGPGNSLLFYNLHMWNNAFEVFNMGYASAMAWLLFIIVMILTAVNMKLGKRWVHYEGGDGK